A stretch of DNA from Terriglobia bacterium:
CGAGGTCCGTGTGGTGGACGCAAAAACCGGGGAAGACCTGACCCGTCCTACCCTGATGCAGATCATTGTCGAGGACAACAAAGAGGGATCGGCCGGACTCCCACTGGAACTGATGCGCCAGCTGATCGTCGCATCCGATCAGGTTGGACGGGATTTCCTGTCGTGGTATCTCAAGTCGGCCTTTGACGCCTACGGAAAAGTACAGCAGTCGTTCCGTAGCGGCCTCTCTGATCTGCAGGCGGCGGCGACATCCCCTATCGACTCCATCCGCCAGTTGCTCCGTATGCCGCAGGACGCAAAAGACGACAAAGGTGAAGTTTCTGAACTGAAGAAGAGGCTGGAGGAATTAGAGGCCCGCCTCCAAAAGCGAGCGCGACCTCGGTCAACCGGCGAGCGCACGAAGAAACGTAAAGCTAAGCGATAGCGCTCCTTTCGCGTCGTCCAGTAGAAGCGCTGGCGAGTCGTTCTGCGATAACACGGTAAACCGCCGGGTTGAACGCCAAGCCGCTGTGGGTTCCGGAAACCTCGACATCCACGCTTGGGTCTCCGGTTCTGCAACTCGTCCATTCCACCAGGCCGTCATCTCGAGTGTAGACAGCAGTCAGCGGTAGTTTCGATGGAAATGGCTGACGCAATGACTTCATGAATGCGCAGGGGCATTCCGCGGTGAGGCATTGTGGCCTCACACGCTCGGCCCGGTTGGCAATCAGGTACTTCCGGACAACTTCCGCGCTCTGAAAAATCCTTTTGCGAACGACTGTTTGCCGGACGGGAGATCCCAGCGTGATAACCGAAGCTATATCGTTTCGCTGCGTTGCGATCGAACGCGCGATCGCCCCGCCAAGACTGTGCCCGATCAGGTGGACTTTTCGCCCAGTCACTCTGGCAGCATCGGTAATGACCGGTTCCACGATCTCTGAAATCAGGAGATTGGGGCAGCTCGCATTGAAGCCGATTCCGGAATACGTCGGAGAATATCCCAACCGCTTCAGCCATGCATACATCACGATCAGGTACGTATCGCCGTGTAGAAATCCGGGTATCAGGACAACTGCCGATCCGTCTCCTGGCGGCACCCCTGCTCCGTAATACACGGGTGAACCCAGCAACAGCACCAGTTCTACCGCATACAGCGATTCATGCCACTCCGGGTTGAGGGCTTCGCCGCGGTAACTATTCTCCTTCTTTTGCGACATAGTAATCTCTTATGCCGCTGTTGACGTCACTCCCGCGGCTGCAGCTCTTGCCATCGGCTTTGGCTTCGAGCCAATCCGATCGGTCTGCGCTTCGAGCGGAGTGGCCGCGACACGCCGAGACTTTGTGTTGCGTGAGCGCTGCCTGCGGACTCCTGCTGCGCGGAGCAACTCCGCGACGCTCTCATCAACGAACTTCGGCAGCTTTTCCAGGTCCGGTGCGGCCTTTGCATCCCCGGTAAATCCGAAGTACACCATTCCGTTATACGAAAGCACTGCGCAGTTGATGCCCATCTCCCCGCCGATGGGAACATAGGGATAAGCCTTGAGCATTTCATGTCCGAGCAGATAAAGCGGCTGTCTCGGTCCGGGCACATTGGTACAAATCGTATTGCAGACACTGATGGGTAGCTCACTGATGATGGGCGCGAGCATAGCCTGCAGGACGGTCGGAATCGTACCGAGGAGCGTACCGGCAAACGACACGAACTCAGCTATGCGCGCTGTCTTTACGAATTCCATCCGCTGATGAATGGCGCTGAGCAGTTTCTTGGGAGTACGAATTCCCAGTGGAGCGGAAAATGGCGCGAATGTAATGTGATTTCCTAATCCGTCCGACTGATGTCTGCGCGTGCTCATCGGCACGACGATACGAATAGAGCGGCCGCGTGGATTCACCCCATGCAATTCGCTGTAACGCCGGAATGCCGCGGTGAGGACAGTGAGGATGGCATCGTTGACCGAGGCGCCGCACTTGCTGCGCAAAGCCTTTAAATATTCCAAACGAGTCTCGGTCCATTCGAAGCGCTGGGGCCCACGGCAGAGTACGTTGAAGGGCAACCGCTGAGGCACTTCCGCCAATTCGGCCGCAACGCGCACGATCTGGTCTTGCCCGGGCTTGCGTAAGTTGTTCGCAGCCTCAGCTTCGGCGGCGCCATTCTCTGAGATCCCCATGGCGCGCTGGAACATCGTGAGTACTCCGCTCCCGGCCTGCAGCAACCGCTCCAACGTCGAGAACCAGGACTGGATTGCGGAATTGACCGTATCCGTCCCATTGCCGTTAACGGCAGGGCGGGGCACACGAACTTTAGGGCGCGTAAAAACCGGTGCCGTTGGAGATGTATCCATCAAAACGTTGATCAGTCCCATGCCTGAAATGCC
This window harbors:
- a CDS encoding polyhydroxyalkanoate synthesis regulator DNA-binding domain-containing protein; the protein is MSAPHIIKKYENRRLYDTSRSRYVNLEEIATLIRKGYEVRVVDAKTGEDLTRPTLMQIIVEDNKEGSAGLPLELMRQLIVASDQVGRDFLSWYLKSAFDAYGKVQQSFRSGLSDLQAAATSPIDSIRQLLRMPQDAKDDKGEVSELKKRLEELEARLQKRARPRSTGERTKKRKAKR
- a CDS encoding wax ester/triacylglycerol synthase family O-acyltransferase; its protein translation is MPMTHECEYLSFGDSLFLYLERNGAPLNIASLAVFDGEISAAYLRNLVASKLSQIPRYMQRVVVPPLNVGMPYWEFATDFRLERHIHEIRLRRGTVAELKDVTANVLSPNMDRKHPLWDLTLIRGLKGNRTAMIARVHHCLADGISGMGLINVLMDTSPTAPVFTRPKVRVPRPAVNGNGTDTVNSAIQSWFSTLERLLQAGSGVLTMFQRAMGISENGAAEAEAANNLRKPGQDQIVRVAAELAEVPQRLPFNVLCRGPQRFEWTETRLEYLKALRSKCGASVNDAILTVLTAAFRRYSELHGVNPRGRSIRIVVPMSTRRHQSDGLGNHITFAPFSAPLGIRTPKKLLSAIHQRMEFVKTARIAEFVSFAGTLLGTIPTVLQAMLAPIISELPISVCNTICTNVPGPRQPLYLLGHEMLKAYPYVPIGGEMGINCAVLSYNGMVYFGFTGDAKAAPDLEKLPKFVDESVAELLRAAGVRRQRSRNTKSRRVAATPLEAQTDRIGSKPKPMARAAAAGVTSTAA